The region GCCTGCTCGATACGTTCCAGGATGCGCAGTCCGCCTTGCACGACCAGGCGCAGCTCCAGGCCGATACGGCCGGGCAGACGCCGGGTCAGCGGCGCTCCGGAGTGTAACAGCGCGCGCGTCCGCGCCACCTGTTCGCCCAGCAGCGCCTGCCATTGCGGCGTCAGGCGGCAGGCGGCCAGGTCCTCCTCGCTGACACCGTGGCGCAGCAGGGCGTCTTGCGGCAGATACACCCGGTCCTTGTGCCAGTCGACGCGCACGTCCTGCCAGAAATTGACCAGTTGCAGGCCCGTGCAGATGGCGTCGGCATGGCGCAAGGCTTCAGCGTCGGCCACGCCATACAGATGCAGCATCAGGCGCCCCACCGGGTTGGCCGAACGGGCGCAGTAGTCGAGCAGGGTGGCTTCGTCGGCATAGCGCTTGACCGAGATGTCCTGTTCGAAGGCCGACAACAGGTCCAGAAAGGGCGTGATGGGCAGCTGATGGCGCGCGATGGTGGCGGCCAGCGGCACGAAGATGGGCGCCAGGCGTTCGGCCACGGGTCGATAACCCGAGCCGAAAGACGATCCCAAGGCCGTCCCGGGGGCCGCGCCCTGGTCCGGTTTGCGGCCCGCCGTACTGGCGATGCGATGCAATTCCGTGCGAT is a window of Bordetella sp. N DNA encoding:
- the hpnC gene encoding squalene synthase HpnC, whose protein sequence is MSVDHYENFPVASILLPRHLREPVTNIYRYARSADDVADEGDATPPQRLGELAAYRTELHRIASTAGRKPDQGAAPGTALGSSFGSGYRPVAERLAPIFVPLAATIARHQLPITPFLDLLSAFEQDISVKRYADEATLLDYCARSANPVGRLMLHLYGVADAEALRHADAICTGLQLVNFWQDVRVDWHKDRVYLPQDALLRHGVSEEDLAACRLTPQWQALLGEQVARTRALLHSGAPLTRRLPGRIGLELRLVVQGGLRILERIEQARYDVFMNRPELGGRDWTIMLWRALIR